The proteins below come from a single Alkalispirillum mobile genomic window:
- the xseA gene encoding exodeoxyribonuclease VII large subunit: MVTSSAPQAPRTVYTVSQLNQEVRSLLETALPPLWVEGEISNLARPRSGHMYFTLKDGNAQVRCAMFRNRNMLLRFRPEDGQRVLVRARAGLYPARGEFQLVVDHMEEAGEGALRRAFEALKAQLEQEGLFDPAHKQALPPFPRRLGVVTSPTGAAIRDVLTVLKRRFPALPVLIYPVPVQGEGAGRQIADAIAEADRRRDVDVLLVTRGGGSLEDLWAFNEEVVARAIHACGLPVVSAVGHEVDVTISDLVADQRAPTPSAAAELISPDGPALLRQVQALGDRLAQLNAQHRRQAGERLHALTRRLQARHPGQLLRDRSQRLDELDQRLRHAVRQRLNQPAQRFADLRGRLQRSDPRLTIRQREEQRQALARRLSAAVQQHLERARHRLGSIGRELNAVSPLATLSRGYAIARQGEDGPVIRDVTQVAAGDAVRVRVHQGAMDCTVTRVYSGAQSKDN; this comes from the coding sequence ATGGTTACTTCTTCCGCACCCCAGGCACCGCGCACCGTCTACACCGTCAGTCAGCTCAACCAGGAGGTCCGCAGCCTGCTGGAGACCGCCCTGCCCCCGCTCTGGGTGGAGGGCGAGATCAGCAACCTGGCGCGGCCCCGCTCCGGGCACATGTACTTCACCCTGAAGGACGGCAACGCCCAGGTGCGGTGTGCGATGTTCCGCAACCGCAATATGCTGCTGCGCTTCCGCCCCGAGGACGGCCAGCGGGTGCTGGTCCGGGCCCGCGCCGGGCTCTATCCCGCCCGCGGCGAGTTCCAGCTGGTGGTGGACCACATGGAGGAGGCCGGCGAGGGGGCGCTGCGCCGCGCCTTCGAGGCGCTGAAGGCGCAACTGGAGCAGGAGGGGTTGTTCGACCCCGCGCACAAGCAGGCCCTGCCCCCCTTCCCGCGCCGACTCGGGGTGGTCACCTCGCCCACCGGCGCGGCCATCCGCGACGTGCTGACGGTGCTCAAGCGCCGCTTCCCCGCCCTGCCGGTGCTGATCTACCCGGTGCCGGTACAGGGCGAGGGCGCCGGCCGGCAGATCGCCGACGCCATAGCCGAGGCGGACCGCCGGCGCGACGTGGACGTGCTGCTGGTGACCCGGGGTGGCGGCTCGCTGGAGGATCTGTGGGCCTTCAACGAGGAGGTGGTAGCCCGCGCCATTCACGCCTGCGGCCTCCCGGTGGTCAGCGCCGTGGGCCACGAGGTGGACGTGACCATCTCCGATCTCGTGGCGGACCAGCGCGCGCCCACCCCGTCGGCCGCCGCCGAACTGATCTCGCCGGACGGCCCCGCCCTGCTGCGCCAGGTTCAGGCGCTGGGTGACCGCCTGGCACAACTCAACGCCCAGCACCGCCGCCAGGCAGGTGAACGGCTGCACGCCCTGACCCGGCGACTGCAGGCGCGACACCCCGGGCAACTGCTGCGCGACCGCAGCCAACGGCTGGACGAGCTGGACCAGCGCCTTCGACACGCCGTGCGCCAGCGCCTGAACCAGCCGGCGCAGCGGTTCGCCGACCTGCGCGGCCGGCTGCAACGGAGCGACCCGCGCCTGACCATCCGCCAGCGCGAGGAGCAGCGCCAGGCGCTGGCGCGCCGCCTGAGCGCGGCGGTGCAGCAGCACCTGGAGCGGGCCCGCCACCGCCTGGGCAGCATCGGGCGGGAGCTGAATGCGGTCAGCCCGCTGGCCACCCTTTCCCGCGGCTACGCCATCGCCCGCCAGGGTGAAGACGGCCCGGTGATCCGCGATGTCACCCAGGTGGCCGCCGGCGACGCGGTGCGGGTGCGGGTCCACCAGGGCGCGATGGACTGCACTGTCACGCGGGTTTATTCCGGGGCGCAGAGCAAGGATAATTAA
- a CDS encoding PAS domain S-box protein → MDKPSAVRRLVPLAAGLTVAAGLGAATLAAHDLYQAHQQQQAESRALSSLHALRAELEAELATAGRVASGLAAWLGVEPEPDEEHFSRVADQLMGLSVPVRRAALAPDSRVALVHPLSDNLGLIGRDLRGDSSQTLILQALAEGRGGVKLGPVTRMDGSTVLPLYAAVRPFEQDNGSTEHLGEVLVALDVELLARETGLAPASHGVDAQLTLTQNDEESTIGPEPDAAGAALRVPVQIPGGEGQLRATLPETGGGWLLPAGGGTSLALGLLTAFGLRRHMALKAAEQDARAVLDQLSDGACLIQEGRVRYANHRFRDITGYPEYELIGRDFPELLDPADRKRVQTHTGELEAGLPPMGEFNLRLRHSAGRSVYVRLNIAPAEWHGQPAAVATVADMDQRLRDAARLAESERIYREIVESATAVVMRWRPGGELLSLNEAGQTLFGDRAEFSEAEPLWARLEPEQDAPDALSLARVGSEPESYPTSEGSCLDHTGEPRWLVWNHCPLYHEDGRLREILSVGTDCTRQRNAAGSLRHREQRLRAITDHAPEPMVLIRADGTIGWLSPAWARTLGQDPEGLRGRPWTQLLDEAERPRAERLARAILEGERESLRETFRSRDARDKQRWLLVHLAPAMGDPDGPALTGMLTDITDQKAAVRELELAGLAYQHSPLGLYVADPEGRIISANPAFQALVGGGAEGRRLEHLTSGRERHDFHQRLTDTLSDGRPWSGDLECRRGEGPDDLWIQHTWLAPVIDPDDGLTHRVGIAEDATEQRASEAAARERTLRDPLTGLASADLLQDRLVHAIERARAEQGQLAVLCLDLDDFGALNQRLGERETDAVLARVAGRVKQQVPDCETLARLEDDTLVVVLERLGDPAEAGSLAGRLLQAIAEPMLIGADEVQVTASLGLSLYPDHGVRPEDLIDAANQCIPEAKAAGKNTWRQFRSRGPTL, encoded by the coding sequence ATGGACAAGCCCTCAGCCGTCCGCCGACTCGTTCCCCTGGCCGCCGGCCTGACCGTGGCCGCCGGCCTCGGCGCCGCCACCCTGGCGGCCCACGACCTTTACCAAGCGCACCAGCAGCAGCAGGCCGAGTCCCGGGCCCTGTCCTCGCTGCATGCGCTGCGCGCCGAGTTGGAGGCGGAACTGGCCACCGCCGGCCGTGTGGCCAGCGGCCTGGCCGCCTGGCTGGGCGTGGAGCCCGAACCGGACGAGGAGCACTTCTCCCGGGTGGCGGACCAGCTCATGGGTCTCTCCGTGCCCGTCCGCCGCGCCGCCCTGGCCCCGGACAGCCGCGTTGCCCTGGTCCATCCGCTCTCCGACAACCTCGGCCTGATCGGCCGCGACCTGCGCGGCGACAGCTCACAGACGCTGATCCTGCAGGCCCTGGCGGAGGGGCGCGGGGGCGTGAAGCTCGGGCCGGTGACGCGCATGGATGGCAGCACGGTGCTGCCCCTGTATGCCGCCGTCCGGCCCTTCGAGCAGGACAACGGGAGCACCGAGCATCTGGGCGAGGTGCTGGTAGCGCTGGACGTGGAGCTGCTGGCCCGAGAGACCGGCCTGGCGCCGGCCAGCCACGGGGTGGACGCCCAGCTGACCCTGACCCAGAACGACGAGGAGAGCACCATCGGTCCCGAGCCGGATGCAGCCGGCGCGGCGCTGCGGGTGCCGGTCCAGATTCCGGGCGGCGAGGGCCAACTGAGAGCGACCCTGCCAGAAACCGGCGGCGGCTGGCTGCTGCCCGCCGGTGGCGGCACCAGCCTGGCGCTGGGCCTGCTGACCGCCTTCGGGTTGCGTCGGCATATGGCGCTGAAGGCGGCGGAGCAGGATGCCCGGGCGGTGCTGGACCAGTTGAGCGATGGCGCCTGCCTGATCCAGGAGGGGCGGGTTCGCTACGCCAACCACCGTTTCCGCGATATCACCGGCTATCCGGAGTACGAACTCATCGGGCGGGATTTCCCGGAGCTGCTCGACCCGGCCGACCGCAAACGGGTGCAGACCCACACCGGTGAGCTGGAGGCGGGTCTGCCACCGATGGGCGAGTTCAACCTGCGGCTGCGCCACAGTGCCGGGCGCAGTGTCTACGTGCGGCTGAACATCGCCCCTGCCGAGTGGCACGGACAGCCGGCCGCGGTGGCCACTGTGGCCGATATGGACCAGCGCCTGCGCGATGCCGCCCGGCTGGCGGAGAGCGAACGCATCTACCGAGAGATCGTGGAATCGGCCACGGCGGTGGTCATGCGCTGGCGCCCCGGGGGCGAACTGCTCTCTCTGAACGAGGCCGGCCAGACCCTGTTCGGTGACAGGGCGGAGTTCAGCGAAGCCGAACCGCTCTGGGCGCGGCTGGAGCCGGAACAGGACGCCCCGGATGCCCTGTCCCTGGCGCGGGTGGGCAGCGAACCGGAGAGCTACCCCACCAGCGAGGGCAGCTGCCTGGACCATACGGGCGAGCCGCGCTGGCTGGTCTGGAACCACTGCCCGCTCTACCACGAGGACGGCCGCCTGCGGGAGATCCTCAGCGTCGGCACCGACTGCACCCGCCAGCGCAACGCCGCCGGCAGCCTGCGCCACCGCGAGCAGCGGCTGCGCGCCATCACCGACCACGCCCCGGAACCGATGGTGCTGATCCGGGCGGACGGGACCATCGGCTGGCTGTCCCCCGCCTGGGCGCGCACCCTGGGCCAGGATCCGGAGGGCCTGCGCGGCCGCCCCTGGACACAATTGCTGGACGAGGCGGAGCGCCCGCGCGCCGAGCGCCTCGCCCGCGCCATCCTCGAGGGCGAGCGCGAGTCGCTGCGCGAGACCTTCCGCAGCCGCGACGCCCGGGACAAGCAGCGCTGGCTGCTGGTGCACCTGGCCCCGGCCATGGGCGACCCGGACGGTCCGGCACTCACCGGCATGCTCACCGACATCACCGATCAGAAGGCGGCGGTGCGCGAGCTGGAGCTGGCCGGCCTGGCCTACCAGCACAGCCCCCTGGGGCTGTACGTGGCCGACCCGGAGGGCCGTATCATCAGCGCCAACCCCGCCTTCCAGGCCCTGGTGGGCGGTGGCGCCGAGGGCCGGCGCCTGGAACACCTGACCTCCGGGCGCGAACGCCACGACTTCCACCAACGCCTGACCGACACCCTGTCCGACGGTCGCCCCTGGAGCGGCGATCTGGAGTGCCGCCGCGGCGAAGGTCCGGACGACCTCTGGATCCAGCACACCTGGCTGGCCCCGGTGATCGATCCGGACGACGGCCTGACCCATCGCGTGGGCATCGCCGAGGACGCCACCGAGCAGCGCGCCAGCGAGGCCGCCGCCCGCGAGCGCACCCTGCGCGACCCGCTGACCGGCCTGGCCAGCGCCGATCTGTTGCAGGACCGCCTGGTCCACGCCATCGAGCGCGCCCGCGCCGAGCAGGGCCAACTCGCCGTGCTCTGCCTGGACCTGGACGACTTCGGCGCCCTCAACCAGCGCCTGGGCGAACGGGAGACCGACGCGGTGCTGGCACGGGTGGCGGGCCGGGTAAAGCAGCAGGTGCCGGACTGCGAGACCCTGGCCCGACTGGAGGACGACACCCTGGTGGTGGTACTGGAGCGCCTCGGCGACCCGGCCGAGGCGGGCAGCCTGGCCGGGCGCCTGCTGCAGGCCATCGCCGAGCCCATGCTGATCGGCGCCGACGAGGTGCAGGTGACCGCCAGCCTGGGGCTGAGCCTCTATCCCGACCACGGCGTGCGCCCGGAGGACCTCATCGACGCGGCCAACCAGTGCATCCCCGAGGCCAAGGCGGCCGGCAAGAACACCTGGCGACAGTTCCGCAGCCGCGGCCCGACACTATAA
- a CDS encoding PA3496 family putative envelope integrity protein, giving the protein MGNEINYQELIDRITDRDTERVDEVGGDKNAKGADTRRVIEQIWEEKRLQREISELDFDFDDLDEAE; this is encoded by the coding sequence ATGGGCAACGAAATCAACTACCAGGAACTCATCGACCGGATCACCGACCGGGACACGGAACGCGTGGACGAGGTCGGCGGCGACAAGAACGCCAAGGGCGCCGACACCCGCCGGGTGATCGAGCAGATCTGGGAAGAGAAGCGGCTGCAGCGCGAGATCAGCGAGCTGGACTTCGACTTCGACGACCTGGACGAAGCGGAGTAG
- a CDS encoding diguanylate cyclase, producing the protein MKPVVKTKLARRVFLPIIIAAIVLSVVSGAFSYWQSTELVRDKAHSLADQLLQATEVGVAGSSSSHQLQRVVEALAANPGVEQLVVGRPDRGRILAAHDPALRDQDWATLVQSSFPAEHYQALMEANGPVRLATDDTLHAMRRMEAGRVNLVDRGSGEAYILLSMKSDGSMGLFQRSVIVSLSGAVLALLVYGLLTGWVVRRYVLNPVWTLERTMRARKAGDRESRSSLTRDDELGRLGRSLDRLLDQEDRHLGLYQQIFERHDAVQWLVDPREGVLVDVNAAAARFYGYSRTEMRGMRVTRINMLPPDEVAAAMERVRSGQQAALYFPHRLASGEVREVEVHSGSVNVGGREYLHSIIHDITERQELARNRRQLVEILEAAPQFISMSEANGRVTYVNRKGREMVGDRLPETDPDTGEPPRFPDALYWVHPEWAVKRLVEEAMPAAARDGHWEGETALLANGGEELSLYQVVIAHRDEAGRVERFSTVAQDISDRKRQERALRFQASHDALTGLYNRRYTQRALQRELQLGQRTGQPVSAVLFDLDHFKRVNDTHGHAAGDRVLKRLAELVRARVRDTDIAGRWGGEEFMLVLPGTDDAGAEQVAETLRQKVEGCEFPTVGRVTVSVGYAEASATENVDELFKRVDEALYAAKRAGRNQSRRAVPSAGSAGGTAARS; encoded by the coding sequence ATGAAGCCTGTCGTAAAAACCAAGCTAGCGCGTCGGGTTTTTCTGCCCATTATCATCGCGGCCATCGTGCTGTCGGTGGTTTCCGGTGCGTTTTCCTATTGGCAGAGCACCGAACTGGTGCGTGACAAGGCCCACAGCCTTGCCGACCAGCTGCTGCAGGCCACCGAGGTTGGGGTTGCCGGCAGCAGCTCCAGTCACCAGTTGCAGCGCGTGGTAGAGGCGCTGGCAGCCAACCCGGGCGTAGAACAGCTGGTGGTCGGTCGGCCGGATCGGGGGCGCATCCTTGCCGCCCACGACCCGGCGCTGCGGGACCAGGATTGGGCGACGCTGGTTCAGTCCAGTTTCCCCGCAGAGCATTACCAGGCCCTGATGGAGGCCAACGGGCCGGTGCGCCTGGCCACCGATGACACGCTCCATGCGATGCGCCGCATGGAGGCGGGCCGGGTCAACCTGGTAGACCGGGGTTCCGGTGAGGCCTACATCCTGCTCTCCATGAAAAGCGATGGCTCCATGGGGCTGTTCCAGCGCTCGGTGATCGTCTCGCTGTCCGGGGCCGTGCTGGCTCTGCTTGTGTACGGGCTGCTCACCGGCTGGGTGGTCCGGCGCTACGTGCTGAATCCCGTCTGGACGCTGGAGCGCACTATGCGGGCCCGCAAGGCCGGGGATCGCGAATCACGCTCGAGCCTGACCCGTGACGACGAACTGGGTCGATTGGGCCGCAGCCTGGACCGTCTGCTGGACCAGGAGGACCGGCACCTGGGGCTCTATCAGCAGATCTTCGAACGCCACGATGCCGTCCAGTGGTTGGTGGACCCGCGGGAGGGTGTACTGGTGGACGTCAACGCAGCGGCTGCCCGGTTCTACGGCTACAGTCGGACCGAGATGCGGGGCATGCGGGTCACCCGTATCAACATGTTGCCGCCGGACGAGGTGGCCGCTGCCATGGAACGGGTCCGCAGCGGTCAGCAAGCGGCGTTGTACTTCCCCCACCGGCTGGCCAGCGGCGAGGTCCGCGAAGTGGAGGTGCACTCGGGCAGCGTGAACGTGGGCGGCCGGGAGTACCTGCACTCGATCATCCACGATATCACCGAGCGGCAGGAACTGGCCCGAAACCGGCGGCAGCTGGTGGAAATCCTGGAAGCCGCTCCGCAGTTCATCTCCATGTCCGAGGCCAACGGCCGGGTCACCTACGTCAACCGCAAGGGGCGGGAAATGGTAGGTGACCGGCTGCCCGAGACCGACCCGGATACCGGTGAGCCACCCCGGTTCCCGGATGCCCTCTACTGGGTCCACCCGGAGTGGGCGGTGAAGCGCCTGGTCGAGGAGGCCATGCCGGCGGCGGCGCGGGACGGTCACTGGGAGGGGGAGACCGCGCTGCTCGCCAACGGGGGAGAGGAGCTCAGCCTCTACCAGGTGGTGATTGCCCACCGGGACGAGGCGGGGCGGGTGGAGCGCTTCTCCACCGTGGCGCAGGACATCAGCGACCGTAAGCGCCAGGAGCGGGCGTTGCGGTTCCAGGCCAGCCATGACGCGCTGACCGGCCTCTACAACCGGCGCTACACCCAGCGGGCGCTGCAGCGCGAGCTTCAACTGGGCCAGCGCACCGGTCAGCCGGTCTCGGCGGTGCTCTTTGACCTGGACCATTTCAAGCGGGTCAATGACACCCACGGGCACGCTGCGGGCGACCGAGTGCTCAAGCGGCTGGCGGAACTGGTGCGGGCACGCGTGCGGGATACGGACATCGCGGGCCGCTGGGGGGGTGAGGAGTTCATGCTGGTGCTGCCTGGCACCGATGATGCCGGGGCGGAGCAGGTCGCGGAGACCCTGCGCCAGAAGGTGGAGGGGTGCGAATTCCCGACGGTTGGGCGTGTCACCGTGAGCGTGGGTTACGCCGAGGCCTCCGCCACGGAGAACGTCGATGAGCTGTTCAAGCGGGTGGACGAGGCGCTCTACGCCGCCAAGCGGGCGGGCCGCAACCAAAGCCGGCGGGCCGTGCCATCGGCCGGGTCGGCCGGCGGCACTGCGGCCCGCTCCTGA
- a CDS encoding acetyl-CoA C-acyltransferase family protein, translated as MSDREVVVLSAARSAIGTYSGTLAGFEPADLGGLIIKEAVARSGADPEQISYLTLGNCIPTESRSPYVARVAAIQGGLPHSSTAVTVNRLCGSGMQSIVSTAQSILLGDADFGVGAGSEVMSKGGYLSPAMRFGARMGDTKLVDMMVSTLTDPFGVGHMGITAENLAEKWNISREEQDQFAAESQRRAQAAIEGGYFKDQIVPVTIKSRKGEKVFDTDEHPRFGVTVDDLAKMRPAFKKEGGTVTAGNASGINDAAAALVLADRAAAEKAGYKPMARLVAYGIAGVPNDVMGEGPIPSSKVALDKAGLSLGDMDVVESNEAFAAQALTVMKGLGLDPEKTNPNGGAIALGHPVGATGTILAVKALHELQRVQGKYALVTMCIGGGQGITAIFERM; from the coding sequence ATGTCCGATAGAGAAGTGGTTGTCCTGAGCGCAGCACGTTCCGCCATTGGCACCTACAGCGGCACCCTGGCCGGGTTCGAGCCCGCGGACCTGGGTGGCCTGATCATCAAGGAGGCCGTGGCCCGCTCCGGCGCCGATCCCGAGCAGATCAGCTACCTGACCCTGGGCAACTGCATCCCCACCGAATCCCGTTCGCCCTACGTGGCGCGCGTGGCCGCCATCCAGGGGGGGCTGCCGCACAGCTCCACCGCGGTCACCGTCAACCGCCTCTGTGGCTCCGGCATGCAGTCCATCGTTTCCACCGCGCAGTCCATCCTGCTCGGCGATGCCGATTTCGGCGTGGGTGCCGGCAGCGAGGTCATGTCCAAGGGCGGCTACCTGAGCCCCGCCATGCGCTTCGGTGCCCGCATGGGTGACACCAAGCTGGTGGACATGATGGTCTCCACGCTGACCGACCCCTTCGGTGTCGGTCACATGGGCATCACCGCCGAGAACCTGGCCGAGAAGTGGAACATCTCCCGCGAGGAGCAGGACCAGTTCGCGGCCGAGTCCCAGCGGCGCGCCCAGGCGGCCATCGAGGGTGGCTATTTCAAGGACCAGATCGTCCCGGTGACCATCAAGAGCCGCAAGGGCGAGAAGGTCTTCGACACCGACGAGCACCCGCGCTTCGGCGTCACGGTGGACGACCTGGCCAAGATGCGTCCGGCCTTCAAGAAGGAGGGTGGCACCGTCACCGCCGGTAATGCCTCCGGCATCAACGACGCCGCCGCCGCCCTGGTGCTGGCCGATCGCGCCGCCGCCGAGAAGGCCGGTTACAAGCCCATGGCCCGCCTGGTGGCCTACGGCATCGCCGGTGTGCCCAACGACGTGATGGGCGAGGGCCCGATCCCGTCCTCCAAGGTGGCGCTGGACAAGGCCGGCCTGAGCCTGGGTGACATGGACGTGGTCGAGTCCAACGAGGCGTTCGCCGCGCAGGCGCTGACCGTGATGAAGGGGCTGGGCCTCGACCCGGAGAAGACCAACCCCAACGGCGGTGCCATCGCCCTGGGCCACCCGGTGGGTGCCACCGGCACCATCCTGGCGGTCAAGGCGCTGCACGAGCTGCAGCGTGTTCAGGGCAAGTACGCCCTGGTGACCATGTGCATCGGTGGCGGTCAGGGCATCACCGCCATTTTCGAGCGCATGTAA
- a CDS encoding PHP domain-containing protein: protein MSASIDLHSHSTASDGRLSPAALVARAAAQGVTTLALTDHDTTAGVPEAAAAAREAGIRLVPGVEISTTWARRDFHIVGLGVDTDHSGLQAALAEIRALRDQRARAIGDKLARHGMPGAHAGASALAGDAAVTRAHYASWLVAQGYVDTPNEAFHKWLRKSKPAGVSVRWLDMGEAVARIREAGGVAVLAHPLAYKLTGAWMRRVLGAFREAGGEAMEVACGTRPQSVDVARLAEWARRYQLLASQGSDFHHPDNPWLELGRLPPLPQDLTPVWNHPSLCNAAS from the coding sequence ATGAGCGCCAGTATCGACCTGCACAGCCACTCCACCGCGTCCGACGGCCGCCTGAGCCCGGCAGCCCTGGTGGCGCGCGCCGCAGCGCAAGGGGTGACCACCCTGGCGCTGACCGATCACGACACCACGGCCGGCGTGCCCGAGGCCGCGGCGGCCGCCCGGGAGGCGGGCATCCGCCTGGTGCCCGGGGTGGAGATCTCCACCACCTGGGCGCGGCGCGACTTCCACATCGTCGGCCTCGGCGTGGATACCGACCACTCCGGGTTGCAGGCGGCGCTGGCGGAGATCCGCGCGCTGCGCGATCAGCGGGCGCGGGCTATCGGTGACAAGCTGGCGCGCCACGGCATGCCCGGCGCCCACGCCGGCGCCTCGGCCCTGGCCGGCGATGCGGCGGTCACCCGCGCCCATTACGCCAGCTGGCTGGTGGCCCAGGGGTACGTCGACACCCCCAACGAGGCCTTCCACAAGTGGTTGCGCAAGAGCAAGCCGGCCGGGGTGAGCGTGCGCTGGCTGGATATGGGCGAGGCGGTGGCGCGCATCCGCGAGGCGGGCGGGGTGGCGGTGCTGGCCCACCCGCTGGCCTACAAGCTCACCGGGGCCTGGATGCGCCGGGTGCTGGGCGCCTTCCGCGAGGCCGGCGGCGAGGCCATGGAAGTGGCCTGCGGTACCCGCCCGCAATCCGTGGACGTGGCGCGACTGGCAGAGTGGGCCCGGCGCTACCAACTGCTGGCCTCGCAGGGGTCGGATTTTCACCACCCGGATAATCCCTGGCTGGAGCTCGGGCGCCTGCCGCCGTTGCCCCAGGACTTGACGCCGGTCTGGAATCACCCTTCACTGTGCAATGCAGCATCCTGA
- a CDS encoding DUF3301 domain-containing protein has translation METALVTLIIVVALGLYWSDALRARSQAVRAARRACRALNVQLLDVTVALARIRPARGPSGRLTWRREYRFEFSVDGADRRPGYVQLLGPRCRGVQLEMPEGRTLMGPDNRVQSPEELGQG, from the coding sequence ATGGAAACCGCGCTCGTCACCCTGATCATCGTTGTCGCCCTGGGGCTCTACTGGTCGGACGCACTGCGCGCCCGCAGCCAGGCGGTGCGCGCCGCCCGCCGGGCCTGCCGGGCGCTGAACGTGCAGTTGCTGGACGTCACCGTGGCGCTGGCGCGGATACGCCCTGCCCGCGGCCCCTCCGGGCGGCTGACCTGGCGCCGCGAGTACCGCTTCGAATTCAGCGTGGACGGGGCGGACCGCCGGCCCGGCTACGTGCAGTTGCTCGGCCCCCGGTGCCGCGGCGTGCAACTGGAGATGCCCGAGGGGCGCACGCTGATGGGGCCGGATAACCGGGTGCAGTCCCCCGAAGAGCTCGGCCAGGGCTGA
- the epmA gene encoding EF-P lysine aminoacylase EpmA gives MTDWHPTAGLPVLRRRAALIRQVRAFFDGRGLLEVETPLMAGAPAMDPNLDSLGVRRPDGRPAWLQTSPEYAMKRLLAAGSGDIWQLTRAFRGGERGRHHNPEFTLLEWYRVGWDHHALMQEVAELAAEVAGARPVEHWTYRDAFLTFAGVDPFDAPLAELQAHASDPALVPVLGDDRDAWLDLILSREVSPRLGQGRMSFVTDFPASQAALARLRPGEPPVAERFELFMDGLEIANGYHELADPREQRRRFLAERDARGPAGAALPVDERLLAALEAGMPPCAGVALGVDRLLMVALGLERIDRVWAFPDEHA, from the coding sequence TTGACCGATTGGCACCCCACCGCGGGGCTGCCGGTGCTGCGGCGCCGGGCGGCCCTGATCCGGCAGGTCCGCGCCTTTTTTGATGGGCGCGGGCTGCTGGAGGTGGAGACCCCCCTGATGGCCGGCGCCCCGGCCATGGACCCCAACCTGGACAGCCTCGGCGTGCGCCGCCCGGACGGCCGTCCCGCCTGGCTGCAGACCTCGCCGGAATACGCCATGAAGCGGCTGCTGGCCGCCGGCAGTGGCGATATCTGGCAGCTGACCCGCGCCTTTCGCGGGGGCGAGCGCGGCCGCCACCACAACCCGGAGTTCACGCTGCTGGAGTGGTACCGGGTGGGCTGGGACCACCACGCACTGATGCAGGAGGTGGCGGAACTGGCCGCCGAGGTGGCCGGCGCGCGCCCGGTGGAGCACTGGACCTACCGCGACGCCTTTCTCACCTTCGCCGGGGTTGACCCTTTCGACGCCCCGCTGGCGGAACTGCAGGCCCACGCCAGCGACCCCGCGCTGGTGCCGGTTCTGGGGGACGACCGGGATGCCTGGCTGGACCTGATCCTCTCCCGCGAGGTGTCGCCGCGGCTGGGGCAGGGCCGGATGAGCTTTGTCACCGACTTTCCCGCCAGCCAGGCCGCGCTGGCGCGCCTGCGACCGGGCGAGCCGCCGGTGGCCGAGCGTTTCGAGCTGTTCATGGACGGGCTGGAGATCGCCAACGGCTACCACGAGCTGGCCGACCCCCGGGAGCAGCGGCGCCGCTTCCTCGCCGAGCGCGATGCCCGGGGCCCGGCCGGCGCGGCTCTGCCGGTGGACGAGCGGCTGCTGGCGGCGCTGGAGGCGGGCATGCCGCCCTGCGCCGGCGTGGCGCTGGGGGTGGACCGGTTGCTGATGGTGGCCCTGGGGCTGGAGCGCATCGACCGGGTCTGGGCCTTCCCCGACGAACACGCCTGA
- the efp gene encoding elongation factor P, with amino-acid sequence MAQYSTNEFKGGLKIMLDGDPYTIVENEFVKPGKGQAFNRVKVRNLKTGKVIDRTFKSGESVEAADVMETEMQYLYSDGEFFHMMDPQSFEQKAAPASAVGDAAKWLKEQDMCTVILWNDEPLTVEPPSFVELRVTETDPGVRGDTSSGGGKPATLETGAVVRVPLFIEEGELLKVDTRSGEYVGRVKS; translated from the coding sequence ATGGCGCAATACAGTACCAACGAGTTCAAGGGTGGTCTCAAGATCATGCTCGACGGTGACCCCTACACCATCGTCGAGAACGAGTTCGTCAAGCCGGGCAAGGGGCAGGCCTTCAACCGCGTGAAGGTGCGCAACCTGAAGACCGGCAAGGTCATCGACCGCACCTTCAAGTCCGGCGAGTCCGTGGAGGCCGCCGACGTGATGGAGACGGAGATGCAGTATCTCTACTCCGACGGCGAGTTCTTCCACATGATGGACCCGCAGAGCTTCGAGCAGAAGGCGGCGCCGGCCTCTGCCGTGGGTGATGCGGCCAAGTGGCTGAAAGAGCAGGACATGTGCACCGTGATCCTGTGGAACGACGAGCCGCTCACGGTGGAGCCGCCGAGCTTCGTCGAGCTGCGCGTCACCGAGACCGACCCGGGCGTGCGGGGCGATACCTCCAGCGGCGGCGGCAAGCCGGCCACCCTGGAGACCGGCGCCGTGGTCCGCGTGCCGCTGTTCATCGAAGAGGGTGAGCTGCTGAAGGTGGACACCCGCTCCGGCGAGTACGTGGGCCGGGTCAAGAGTTGA